Below is a window of Chloroflexota bacterium DNA.
AACGTGCGGGCTCCAGTCGAGGAGGCGGCGCGCTTTTGCAATGTCCGGCTGACGCCGCGTCGGGTCATCTGCCGGCAAGGGCTCGAAGAGGACATCGGAGCGTGATTCGCACAGGTCCCGCACGAGCCGGGCATATTCGAGCACGGTGTGCTCCTCGGGATTCCCGAGGTTGATGACCTCGTGTTTGGCTTGCGAACAGGTCATGGCCAGAAACAACCCTTCAACTAAGTCCGACACGTAGCACAGACTTCGCGTCTGCGTCCCGTCGCCATAGATGGTGATGGGCCTGCCTGTCAACGCCTGGTTGATGAAGTTGGGGATGACTCGGCCGTCCGCCGGATCGCAGCGCGGTCCGTACGTGTTGAAGATCCGAACGATCCGCGCGTCGACATCGCGGGCTCGGACGTAGGCCATCGCTAACGACTCGCCGAATCGCTTGCTCTCGTCGTAGCAGGATCGGATTCCGATCGGGTTCGTGTTTCCCCAGTAGGACTCGCGCTGGGGATGTTCCAGCGGATCGCCGTACACCTCTGAGGTCGAGGCGAAAAGAAAGGTTGCGCGATTGCGGTAGGCGAGATCGAGAAGCTGACGCGTTCCCTCTGAATTCGCCAGTGCGGTCTCCAGCGGATGAGCGAGATAGCTCTTGGGGCTCCATGGGTTCGGGCTGGCGGGACTGGCAAGATGGGCGATGACGTCGCCGGTGAAGTCCAGGGGACGCGTGACGTCATGCTCGATGAAGGTGAAGCGTGGGTGCGACACCAAGTGCTCGACGTTCGCGCGCGAGCCCGTGATGAGGTTGTCCACGCACGTCACGGTCGCGCCGTCTTGGAGCAGCCGTTCGCACAAGTGGGACCCGAGAAAGCCGGCGCCGCCGGCGACGAGCGCTTTCACGAAGGTTCTCCCGTGGACGCGAAACCTGGGGCACCCGTGATTTTACGGTGCTGACAGCTGGCCAGCGCGACGATCCGCGTCGCGAACGATCAGGAGCCCGATCATGACCCACCACAGCGTTGCCAGGTCCACCAGAAAATAGCTGTTGTCGACGAAACCATGGGTGAGCAGAATTGCCGTTGTGCCGAGCGCCGCGGCCCCGAGCTGGCGATCGATTGAGGCTGCCCCGGCTCGCGCGATGCGGAGCGCCGCACTGATCGTCCATCCCATGGATGCCGCGAAGGCCGCCAGCCCTGGGATACCGAGCTGAAGCCAGAAATCCATAATCCAGTTGTGCGGGTGGGAGATATTGGGCTCGCGCCACGATTCGGGGAGCATGTACCCGCCACGATAGGCGTACAGGAAATTATCCATGCCGACGCCGAGGATGGGGTGGTCGGCGATCATTCGCGCCGCAGCGGTCCAGATTTGGACTCGGCTCAGCGCGGTGCCGCTGGCGGGGTCCCATCGCTCGGAGATCCGGTCGCGCGGCGCCAGGGCGACGGCCAACGCGCCGATGAGGGCGAGCCCAGCGATGACCAACGCCGCCGTCCGGCGGCCGCGCAGCGCCGCCTCGAGAACCAGCGCCACGCCAAAGCCGATCCACGCGCCAAGGGATAGCGAGCGGGCCAGAGCCGCCCCAATCGGGGCGAGAGCGGCGAGGCTGAGCCGTCGCTCGGTGCGGTTGTTGGGGCCAGCGAACAAGACGATTGCCGCGGCAACGGCTCCCGCTCGGCTCAGGAACATGCCAAGCTGGTTGGGCGAGAGGTAGGGCGCCATGGCCCGAGAACTCGCGGTGGTGAGATCTCCCGCCGCTGCCATCGCGGTGAGCGCGACCACGCCGGCGAGAGCGCCGGTCGCCACGAAGGACCAGAGGGTCAGGCGGACGTGCTCCGGCGACCGAAGGGTCGCGCGCGCAAGGGAAAGGACGAGAACCGGCTCCACGACGAGCCAGCGGAGCTCCCGAAGGCTCTGCCGCGGATACTCGGTCACGGTCAGCGATATCAGGGCGCTCCCGATCAAGGCGGCCACGAACCAATCGATGAGAGGTGGCCGCGCCGCGCGGATGGATCCGGTCGTCGCCGATTCGAGGGGAAGCGCGCTCGCTGAACTGGCCGAAGCGAGCGGCCACGGAATCCGGCGCCACCCTTCGCGGACAAGGAGCGCACATGAAGTTGTGATAATGGCGATCTCGGTGGTCGATACCTCGAATCCCGCGATGGAACGCGGGTGCAAGGAGAAGGGAAGCGTTGTCAAGACCAGAGGAACGGAGACCCATGGCGCGGACACGGCGCAGCCGACGAGAACGAGAGCGCCGAGCAGGAAGCCGAAGGGCGGCGCGAACCCGACGAGGATGACGCCAACTGCGCAAATTCCCAGGGCGGGCCAGCTCGCCTGCGTGGTCCCCAGCTCACGGAAGGGCACGCCGCGAGATACGGCCGCGCTCATACGGGCCGTCGCGGCCGTAGCGGCGCACCAATGCCGGGAATGTTCGCGCTCGATGCTGTGTTAGAGTAAGCAGAAGCGGCGATGAATTGTCGCCCGAAGAGTTCAGAGGAGGCGAGCGTGGCAGCGCCGGTCCATGTATCGGAAGAATCGTTTGAAGCGGAGGTCCTTAAGGCGACCGAGCCTGTACTCGTTGACTTCTGGGCCGAGTGGTGCGGTCCGTGTCGAATGGTCGCGCCAGTACTCGAGGAAATCGCCCGCGAGCAGGATGGAAAGCTGAAGATCGCCAAGATCGACGTGGACGCGAACGGGTCCTTTCTCGGTCGATTTGGCATCGCAGGCATCCCCACCATGATCCTGTTCAAAAATGGCAAGGAAGTGGACCGGGTGGTTGGTTTCTTGCCAAAGCCGCAGCTCTGGGCGAAAGTTTCCAAAAACCTCTCCTGATAGCCGCGAAGAGCGAGGTCGGCCGGTCCCGGATCACCGTCAGCCTTCTATGCCCCTGAGCGCTCCGGCGATCTCACCGCGCAGCGGCGCGCCGGTCTCGCACCAAAGGTGCGGCCGGCCGCTCAGGCGACACCATGACGGTCGCGGCGTTCCGGTATGTCGCCCGTCCCGGTAATCGGCCGGGAACGCGGCGGACGAACCGACGCTCGACGTAATCCACTTCGATTCGATCGTCGTCTCCGGCAGCGCAGTGCGAAGCGGCGATGCGCGCGCTGGCGAGGATGTGACGCTCCGTGATGGGTGATCCCGCGGTCCGGAGTACCACGTGGGCGCCGGGCCGACCGCGCGCATGGAACCAGAGGTCACCCGGCCGGGCCATCCGGAAGGTCACGGTATCGTTTCCCGCCGCGCTACCGCCGATCAGCACCTCCACTCCCTCGACGGACTCCCGTCGCACGATCCCTTCCCGCGTTGGCGCCTGCTGCGCCCGATTCTTGGGAAGCGGCCGCGGCTTGGCCGGACGGAGGACCTCGGCGTCCTCGAGCTCGCGTCGAAGGGATGAAAGCTCGCGCTCGTCGCGCGCGCCGTTTACATAAATGTTCATATCCTCCAGATAGGCGATCTCGGTTTCCGTTTGCTGCAAGAGGGGCGGAACGGACGTCTTCGCGTCTCGGGCGTCGGCGTACTGCCGGAAGTACGCCTGGGCATTTTCGACGCCAGCTAGATTCGGGTACAGGTCGATTCGTCGACCGTTCCAGGTGAGTGCGACGTCGCCCTCTCGAATCTCGTGTAGGGACGCGAGAATCGCTTCGCCCGCTGATCGAAGCTCGTCGGCGCGGTCCGCCATCGCGAGCGACCGCTCCAGACTGCTGCGCTTACGCCGCAGCGCGTCCAATCGGCTCGCGATCCCGTCGATGAGCGGCTGGCGCAATCGGTCGAAGGGCATCGGCTTGCGGCCGTGGTGGGAATCCACGAGCTGCGTCATCGCCGCGCTCATCGTGTCGCACGCGCGAACTTCCGCGTCCGGGAATTGACGAAGCGGGTAGGGGGCGAAGCCGAGAACGTGTTCGCCGTCCCACGCGATGGTCGGACTCCACGCATGGGTGTCAACGGGACCGGTGAGTTCCCGGATGGCCTCGGCCACGACGCCCCAATCTGGAATTGCGTTGGCTGGACCTTCGGGATCGCATGCACAGCGAGCCAGGACTTCCCGCGACGCGATCGGAGAGAAACCCGATACGAGCGCCACGACGTGACGCCACGCGTCAACCTCCGTTGCCTGCGCCTGGGCGGAGAGAATCGTTCCCAGGGCGGGGTCCCGTGGATCGTGCTTGTTTTCACCCTTGGGTGGCGTGTACCGAAGATGCGGCAGCAGCGGGCGAGAAGGGTTGATAGACGGTGGAAGCCGGGTCAGAGCGTCCAGGATCGCGCCGTCCTCGTCGACCAGGACGAGGTTGCTTCGCCTGCCCATGAGCTCGAGGACCATCTCGACTCGGCGTGGCGGCTCCCCGTCGATGCGCGTGCTGAATCGACAGACGAGCAGGCGTTCGAGCCGCGGCTGCTCCACCTCAACAAGCCGTGCGCCGCGGACGTGCTTTCGCAAGAGAAGGAGGAGCGGCGTGACCCTCTCTGTGTCCCGCCTCGGGCGTTCGGCGGTAACATAAACGCGAGGCTCGGCCGGATCCGGGGCCAGCACGACAAACCATTTCTTGCCGGCAAAGATCTCGAGACAGACGGCGTGCGGGTTCATGAGCCAGACGGAATCTACGTGACCGCCCAGGACATCTCGATTCAGATCATCCCGTATTGCGTGCAGCGCAAGGGCGTCCAGACTCAACCCTGAGGATTCCTTCCCGGAAACGGCTGGATGATGCGGAGGCGGTCACGCGTGCGAACCCCCCCGGCAGTATACCAACGGTGCTCACGAGAGGGCGTTGGTTGAGCGACCGTCGCGACGGCGCGAGCGCCGGGACTGGGCTCGTCTTCATCCTGTCTGGCCCGGCCGGGTCCGGGAAGACTGCCCTTGCTCGAATGCTTCGTACCGAAGAACCCACGGTCCATTTCTGCATCACGGCGACGACGCGATCGCCGAGGCCGGGCGAACGGGATGGCGTCGACTATCTCTTTTACTCGGAGCCCGAATTTCTTCTCCGGGCCGAACGCGGCGAATTCCTGGAGTTCGCCCGGGTGCCTCCGATCGTGGGAAATCTGTACGGGACTCCGGAAGCCGAGGTGTACGGGCCACTGAGTCGCGGCTGCGACGTCTTTCTCCAGGTCGACGTGCAAGGAGCGCGCAGCGTGCGCGCGAAGATTCCCACCGCCGTCAGCATTTTTCTTCGCCCCCCGGACATCGACGCTCTCCGGCGGCGGCTCAGCAGTCGCGGGACGGAAACGAACGACGACCTCGAGCGCAGGCTAGCCAACGCCATGGTCGAGATGGCGAGCGAGCCGGAGTTCACGTACACGGTCATCAACGCCGAGGGGAGGCTCAGTGCGGCGGTTGCTCACGTACGGGCAATCATGACGATCGAGCGGGCCCGATGGCGCGCCTCGCGGCAGAATTCGTGAGCCGCTCGCCCGAACGCCGCGTCGTCCTCGTGCTCGGCGGAGCGCGAAGCGGAAAGTCGGCATATGCCCAGCGGCTCGCCCAGCGTTCTCCTCCCGTTCTCTTCGTCGCCACGGCGACCCCCGGAGACGCGGAGATGCGCGTGCGCATCGAGGCCCATCGATCTGCGCGGCCGAGCACGTGGACGACGCTGGAGGCCCCGCTGTCCCTCGCCCACGCGATCTCCGCGCGGGGTATCGTCCGAGGCACGGTTCTCGTCGATTGCCTGACCCTGCTCGTTTCAAACCATCTGATGGCGGGCACGCGCGGTGCCGATGCGGAGCCGGGAGACCGCGAGCATCTCCCGAATGATGTCCGGGTCGAAGAAATGGTCGACGTCTCTTCGCGTATCCAGTCCGAGATTCACGAGCTGCTGCGCGTTACGGCCAGGGCGAAGGCCAACCTGGTCGCGGTCTCGGACGAGGTTGGGATGGGGATCGTGCCGTCGTACCAGTCGGGCCGCGTGTTCCGCGACCTGTTGGGCATGGCCAATCAGCAGCTCGCTGGCGTGGCAGATTCTGTGTATCTCATGGTGGCTGGCATCCCGGTGGACCTGAAGAGTCTCGCGTCTGCGAACGAGATCACCGGCGTGGAAAGCGGTGAGGCATGGGGGGTGCCGAGTGACTAGACCTCGGAGATCTCCCCCGACATCGTGTGCGCTGATTGGTGCTCTCGAATCCCGTTTGGTAGCGCGACTGTTGGCCTCCCAAAAATCTCGGTGATACAATCGGTTTCAGGCAGTGAACCCCCGTACCGGGAGCCTGTGTGGCGCAGGTCCTCGTCCTCAATCAAAACTATGAACCGCTCAACATCTGCCATCCCCGGCGCGCGTTGGTACTCGTCGACGGCGGAAAAGCCGAAGTCCTCGAGGTGGATGGCTTAGTCCTGCGCTCCCCAACTCGCGAATGGCGCGTTCCGTCCGTCATTCGCCTGAATCACCTCATCAAGCGTCCGCGTCCGCGGGTGCGCCTCACGCGGCGTGAGATCTTCCTCCGCGACCAGCACACGTGTCAGTACTGCGGTGTTCGATCAAAGGACCTGACGCTCGATCACGTGGTGCCGAAGCACCGGGGGGGCCGGCACCACTGGGAGAACCTGGTGAGCGCCTGCAGGAGCTGCAACCATCGAAAGGGCGGGAAGACCGTCGAAGAGGCGAAGATGGCTCTTCGGCGCAGTCCGTTCGAGCCCAAGGCGACGCCGCAGTACCTGTTCCAGCACTATCTGGACGGGAACGAAACCTGGCGGAAGTTCATCGGCGAGGTCGCCATCGCAGCGCCGGCAGCGCAGCCGCAAGGGATGGTCTGAGCGTCCCACGGCCGCTCGATTTACGCGAGAATCGCCGAGCGCGTCCGTACGGGAACCACGAGCGAAAGCCCTAATCTCCCAGCAGGGCGCTGCGCAGGTCAGCTTCGCTTTCGCTGGTCGTGAAGGCGATGACGTGGTCGCCGAAGAGCACCGGATCGTCCGCCTTTGG
It encodes the following:
- the trxA gene encoding thioredoxin; the encoded protein is MNCRPKSSEEASVAAPVHVSEESFEAEVLKATEPVLVDFWAEWCGPCRMVAPVLEEIAREQDGKLKIAKIDVDANGSFLGRFGIAGIPTMILFKNGKEVDRVVGFLPKPQLWAKVSKNLS
- a CDS encoding UDP-glucuronic acid decarboxylase family protein, giving the protein MKALVAGGAGFLGSHLCERLLQDGATVTCVDNLITGSRANVEHLVSHPRFTFIEHDVTRPLDFTGDVIAHLASPASPNPWSPKSYLAHPLETALANSEGTRQLLDLAYRNRATFLFASTSEVYGDPLEHPQRESYWGNTNPIGIRSCYDESKRFGESLAMAYVRARDVDARIVRIFNTYGPRCDPADGRVIPNFINQALTGRPITIYGDGTQTRSLCYVSDLVEGLFLAMTCSQAKHEVINLGNPEEHTVLEYARLVRDLCESRSDVLFEPLPADDPTRRQPDIAKARRLLDWSPHVPLRDGLRQTIAWYRAQIERAELARMPDHEGRPG
- a CDS encoding HNH endonuclease: MAQVLVLNQNYEPLNICHPRRALVLVDGGKAEVLEVDGLVLRSPTREWRVPSVIRLNHLIKRPRPRVRLTRREIFLRDQHTCQYCGVRSKDLTLDHVVPKHRGGRHHWENLVSACRSCNHRKGGKTVEEAKMALRRSPFEPKATPQYLFQHYLDGNETWRKFIGEVAIAAPAAQPQGMV
- a CDS encoding NFACT family protein; the encoded protein is MSLDALALHAIRDDLNRDVLGGHVDSVWLMNPHAVCLEIFAGKKWFVVLAPDPAEPRVYVTAERPRRDTERVTPLLLLLRKHVRGARLVEVEQPRLERLLVCRFSTRIDGEPPRRVEMVLELMGRRSNLVLVDEDGAILDALTRLPPSINPSRPLLPHLRYTPPKGENKHDPRDPALGTILSAQAQATEVDAWRHVVALVSGFSPIASREVLARCACDPEGPANAIPDWGVVAEAIRELTGPVDTHAWSPTIAWDGEHVLGFAPYPLRQFPDAEVRACDTMSAAMTQLVDSHHGRKPMPFDRLRQPLIDGIASRLDALRRKRSSLERSLAMADRADELRSAGEAILASLHEIREGDVALTWNGRRIDLYPNLAGVENAQAYFRQYADARDAKTSVPPLLQQTETEIAYLEDMNIYVNGARDERELSSLRRELEDAEVLRPAKPRPLPKNRAQQAPTREGIVRRESVEGVEVLIGGSAAGNDTVTFRMARPGDLWFHARGRPGAHVVLRTAGSPITERHILASARIAASHCAAGDDDRIEVDYVERRFVRRVPGRLPGRATYRNAATVMVSPERPAAPLVRDRRAAAR
- the cobU gene encoding bifunctional adenosylcobinamide kinase/adenosylcobinamide-phosphate guanylyltransferase — encoded protein: MARLAAEFVSRSPERRVVLVLGGARSGKSAYAQRLAQRSPPVLFVATATPGDAEMRVRIEAHRSARPSTWTTLEAPLSLAHAISARGIVRGTVLVDCLTLLVSNHLMAGTRGADAEPGDREHLPNDVRVEEMVDVSSRIQSEIHELLRVTARAKANLVAVSDEVGMGIVPSYQSGRVFRDLLGMANQQLAGVADSVYLMVAGIPVDLKSLASANEITGVESGEAWGVPSD
- a CDS encoding O-antigen ligase family protein, with product MSAAVSRGVPFRELGTTQASWPALGICAVGVILVGFAPPFGFLLGALVLVGCAVSAPWVSVPLVLTTLPFSLHPRSIAGFEVSTTEIAIITTSCALLVREGWRRIPWPLASASSASALPLESATTGSIRAARPPLIDWFVAALIGSALISLTVTEYPRQSLRELRWLVVEPVLVLSLARATLRSPEHVRLTLWSFVATGALAGVVALTAMAAAGDLTTASSRAMAPYLSPNQLGMFLSRAGAVAAAIVLFAGPNNRTERRLSLAALAPIGAALARSLSLGAWIGFGVALVLEAALRGRRTAALVIAGLALIGALAVALAPRDRISERWDPASGTALSRVQIWTAAARMIADHPILGVGMDNFLYAYRGGYMLPESWREPNISHPHNWIMDFWLQLGIPGLAAFAASMGWTISAALRIARAGAASIDRQLGAAALGTTAILLTHGFVDNSYFLVDLATLWWVMIGLLIVRDADRRAGQLSAP
- the gmk gene encoding guanylate kinase; protein product: MSDRRDGASAGTGLVFILSGPAGSGKTALARMLRTEEPTVHFCITATTRSPRPGERDGVDYLFYSEPEFLLRAERGEFLEFARVPPIVGNLYGTPEAEVYGPLSRGCDVFLQVDVQGARSVRAKIPTAVSIFLRPPDIDALRRRLSSRGTETNDDLERRLANAMVEMASEPEFTYTVINAEGRLSAAVAHVRAIMTIERARWRASRQNS